From one Bacteroides fragilis NCTC 9343 genomic stretch:
- a CDS encoding polysaccharide lyase 8 family protein, producing the protein MKRISLFVLFICTIFSCLSAQTDKENERIKQNYIRSIIGMDEEKQPYLQLLSKIPPEKEVSDQNVIELQQLYPIRQEEIHRLISTIRGDGSWPDINYADTKRSGWEPKQHAERILKLTKYYAREQENVSAQEISAVVSIIHQAMKYWFVQKPVCKNWWYNQIGIPRTLGPAFLLFETEMTEKEKQEAIRVMEQSQFGMTGQNKVWLAGNVLIRGLLLNDTELIKEARENICSEIVLGQKEGIQPDWSFHQHGPQQQFGNYGLSFLCNMSFYSELFAGTPLAFDRRQQDILVSLLLKGYQWIVWRGYWDVNGLNRQLFHSADIHKSFNLLFAACSLMKGSNDQQAREIKELIARNFLHPDTNNEFTGNKFFGDSDLTIHRTPHWMASVRMASDRVIGTELVNEDNLKGYYMADGAIYTYIRGDEYHNIFPFWDWRRIPGITTYESDAPIPTESGADSRNQTNLVGGTTDGKHGITAMHLNRNGLSANKVWIFTDEFILCLGSNIHTDSTATLITSIDQRFKKGEVWSEGNRRYFHDNTGYILLQDELCPVQTEKKKGQWHDFMGMYAPKMLESNIFSIYIKHSPGAPASYRYLLLPGSTQEKTATFDTSRIQILRNDEEAQVAFTGGMYYIAAWQTATIRLSGNKEICIKTPGTYLYRADGAPVSQAVFPKKGIQ; encoded by the coding sequence ATGAAAAGAATCTCCCTGTTCGTGCTATTTATCTGCACGATCTTTTCCTGCCTTTCTGCACAAACCGACAAAGAGAATGAACGTATCAAGCAGAACTACATCCGGTCTATAATCGGGATGGATGAAGAGAAACAACCCTATTTACAATTATTGTCGAAGATTCCTCCCGAAAAAGAGGTTTCCGACCAGAACGTTATCGAACTACAACAACTTTATCCCATCCGACAGGAGGAGATACATCGCCTGATCAGCACGATCCGGGGAGACGGTTCATGGCCGGATATTAATTACGCTGACACAAAACGCTCGGGATGGGAACCGAAACAACATGCCGAACGAATACTGAAACTGACCAAATACTATGCCCGTGAACAAGAGAACGTATCTGCACAGGAGATTTCCGCAGTAGTCAGCATCATCCATCAGGCTATGAAGTACTGGTTCGTCCAAAAGCCGGTCTGCAAAAACTGGTGGTACAATCAGATAGGTATTCCCCGCACCTTGGGTCCGGCCTTCCTCCTTTTCGAAACCGAAATGACGGAGAAAGAAAAACAAGAGGCCATCCGGGTGATGGAACAATCACAGTTTGGCATGACCGGACAAAATAAAGTATGGCTGGCAGGCAACGTACTGATCCGGGGATTACTTCTGAACGATACCGAACTGATAAAGGAAGCACGGGAAAATATATGCTCGGAAATCGTACTGGGACAGAAAGAGGGGATTCAACCGGACTGGAGTTTTCATCAGCACGGTCCCCAGCAACAGTTCGGCAATTACGGACTCTCTTTTCTCTGTAATATGAGTTTTTACTCCGAACTATTTGCCGGTACGCCGCTGGCATTCGACCGTCGGCAGCAGGATATTCTCGTATCTCTGCTCCTGAAAGGGTACCAATGGATTGTATGGAGAGGGTACTGGGATGTGAACGGACTGAACCGACAACTCTTCCATAGTGCTGACATTCATAAATCATTCAATTTACTTTTCGCAGCCTGTTCTTTGATGAAAGGAAGCAATGATCAACAAGCGCGGGAGATAAAAGAGTTGATTGCACGCAACTTCCTCCATCCGGATACGAACAATGAGTTTACCGGAAACAAGTTCTTCGGAGATTCGGACCTCACCATCCACCGCACCCCCCATTGGATGGCATCCGTACGCATGGCATCCGACAGGGTGATCGGGACGGAGCTGGTAAATGAAGATAACCTGAAAGGCTATTATATGGCAGACGGAGCTATCTATACATACATTCGTGGTGATGAATACCACAATATTTTTCCTTTCTGGGACTGGCGGCGGATACCCGGTATTACAACCTACGAAAGTGACGCTCCTATTCCAACAGAAAGCGGAGCGGATTCACGCAATCAAACCAATCTCGTAGGCGGAACAACGGATGGGAAACATGGAATCACAGCCATGCACCTGAACCGTAACGGACTGTCTGCAAACAAAGTATGGATATTTACCGATGAATTTATCCTGTGCCTGGGCAGCAATATCCACACAGACAGCACAGCCACACTGATCACCTCCATCGACCAGCGTTTTAAGAAAGGAGAAGTATGGTCGGAAGGAAACCGCCGGTATTTTCATGATAACACCGGATATATCCTCCTGCAAGACGAACTTTGTCCGGTACAAACAGAAAAGAAGAAAGGACAATGGCATGACTTTATGGGAATGTATGCTCCAAAAATGCTGGAAAGTAATATCTTCTCTATTTACATAAAACATTCGCCCGGAGCCCCTGCCAGCTATCGGTACCTACTTCTTCCGGGCTCTACTCAGGAGAAGACAGCCACATTCGATACTTCGAGGATACAGATCTTGCGAAATGATGAAGAGGCACAGGTGGCTTTTACCGGTGGAATGTATTACATTGCCGCCTGGCAGACTGCAACCATCAGACTGTCCGGCAATAAAGAGATATGTATAAAAACACCGGGAACCTATCTGTATCGTGCAGACGGAGCCCCGGTGTCCCAAGCTGTTTTCCCGAAAAAAGGCATACAATAA